ACTCGTGTAGGGGCTTTACTGATGCAGCAGAGTGCGCCCACTATTAAAAAATTAAGTTTGGAACTGGGGGGCAACGCTCCTTTTATCGTGTTTGAAGATGCGGATTTAGATGCAGCAGTGAAAGGGGCTGTGGCTTCTAAGTACAGAAACGCAGGACAGACTTGCGTGTGTGTGAATCGGTTTTTAGTGCATGAAAAGGTGTACGATCAGTTTATCGAAAAATTGATCAAAGCTGTGTCTGCACTTAAATGTGGAAATGGACTGGAGGACTCTACAGACATCGGACCTTTGATCAACCCCAAGGCGGTAAAGAAGGTGCAAGAATTTTTAGATGATGCAAAGGCAAAGGGTGGACAAGTGCTCTATTGCGGCCTAGCCTCCCAAAACCAAAACCAAAACCAAAACCAAAACCAAAACCAAAACCAAAACCAAAACCAAAACCAAAACCAAAACCAAAACCAAAACCAAAACCAAAACCAAAACCAAAACCAAAACGAGTACCAAAGTCCATTTGTGGGTCCCATCGTTGTGGGTGGGGCGACCTCTTCGATGAGGTTTGCACAAGAAGAGATCTTTGGGCCCATCGCCCCAGTATTTAAATTCTCCAGTGACGCAGAGGCCATCGCTATGGCCAACGATACCATTTACGGTTTGGCGTCTTACATGTACTCGCAAAACGTTGCGCGCTGTTGGAAGGTGGCTGAAGCTTTAGAGTATGGAATGGTGGGGATTAACGAAGGGCTTATCTCTAGTGAGGTCGCACCATTTGGGGGAGTGAAGTCCTCGGGCCTAGGCCGAGAGGGTTCCCAATATGGCCTCGACGACTACTTAGAAATTAAATACATGTGTTTTGGTGGCCTTTGATTTTTCTGCGAGCTTGAGACCTACTCTACAATCGTAGATGCAGGAGCTTGATTCGAAGACTGAGATGGGTGATCCAAAATTGTGATTCCAAGGTCGCAGTTTTGTATGTCTAGGTCTAACTTCACAATATAGGACTGCTTTCGAGAATCACATTGATAAACATAAGATAAGAAGACTTTGTCTTGAATAGCCTTTTTGGCGGGACGAGCCTGGGCTTGGCATCTATAGCCTTGAGCCGCCTGCTGATCCAAGAAGTCTGTGACTTGATCCAAGCACGTAACTCGTTTGTGCATAAACTTATTGGCATTGGCATAAGTCATGGTCAAAAAGTTGGCCAAAAGGACTAAAATGGTCACTCGGGTAATCATGTCTTGCTCTCCTATTCCAAGAGGGGTCAAATCCCCCTCAG
This region of Pseudobdellovibrionaceae bacterium genomic DNA includes:
- a CDS encoding NAD-dependent succinate-semialdehyde dehydrogenase, which encodes MNTDYKKIIFTSSYIDGKWVENSLGQSRFQVLNPASGESIAEVFDGGVQAVEAAIAAAKKALPLWSAKTAKERSAILEKWWSLVLENQEALATLMTLECGKPIKESRGEVLYAASFIKWFAEEGRRAYGSVIPTSAKDRRVVAIKQPIGVVGAITPWNFPLAMITRKISPALAVGCTVVTRPSEETPLSALALAHLAEQAGFPAGVINVTVGEDASEMGKALCASEVVRKISFTGSTRVGALLMQQSAPTIKKLSLELGGNAPFIVFEDADLDAAVKGAVASKYRNAGQTCVCVNRFLVHEKVYDQFIEKLIKAVSALKCGNGLEDSTDIGPLINPKAVKKVQEFLDDAKAKGGQVLYCGLASQNQNQNQNQNQNQNQNQNQNQNQNQNQNQNQNQNQNQNEYQSPFVGPIVVGGATSSMRFAQEEIFGPIAPVFKFSSDAEAIAMANDTIYGLASYMYSQNVARCWKVAEALEYGMVGINEGLISSEVAPFGGVKSSGLGREGSQYGLDDYLEIKYMCFGGL